In the Streptomyces coeruleoprunus genome, ACTCGACGGGCACGGCGTCGGGACCGGGCAGGACGCGGGAGATCCGCTCCTGGTCGAGTACGACGGGGGCGGTGGGGCCGGGTGTCGGACGCGGCGCCTCAGCGCGGCCGCACCCGGCGACAAGCAGGACCGCACCGACCATCAGTCCCGTACGCCACACGTCGCCCAACAGTCCCCCAGCACAGTCGACCTCGGTCCACCACGCTGCCGCCGCGCGGCTCCGGTTCACCCCTCGGCGCGGGGTCGGTAGGTGCAGACGTGCACACCCGTACCGCTGGTCACGGTGGAGACCAGCTCGAGCTTATGCATCGCCCCGTCCCCGGGGAAGATCGACTTCCCGCCGCCGAGGATCACCGGCATGATCATGAGCCTCAGCTCGTCGACCAGCCCCTCGTGCAGCAGGGTCCGTACGAGCGTCGGGCTGCCCATCACCAGCAGGTCGCCGCCGCCCTCGCTGTCCCGGAGCTTCCGGATGCGCGCGACGGCCTCGTCCCCGGGGATCCGTGTGGTGTCGGCCCAGGTCAGGTCCTCATCGCCGAGGGTCCGGGACACCACGTACTTCGGGATGGCGTTCATCCGGTCGGCGAACGGGTCCCCGGCGCGCTCGGGCCACGCCCCGGCCATCGTCGCCCACGTACGCCGCCCGAACAGCAGCGCACCGGCCTTGCCGAGGGCATCGTCGAAGGCGCCGCCCATGACCTCGGGATCGAAGAAGTCCTGCGTCCATCCCCCATGGACGAAGCCGCCCTCGGTGTCCTCCTCGGGCCCGCCGGGAGCCTGCACGACACCATCCAGGCTGATGAACTCGATGACCACGATGCGCATGGGACGTGCTCCTCGTTCCTCGCTACGGCGTCTGCGTCCCGCGTCCGCCCCGGCCTGTACGCGAAGGACGTGACGTACGCCACAAGTCTCACACGCGCACCGGACGGCGGCGCCCCGTCAGGCCTCCGACTTGATCTTCTTCATGGTCAGGT is a window encoding:
- a CDS encoding dihydrofolate reductase family protein → MRIVVIEFISLDGVVQAPGGPEEDTEGGFVHGGWTQDFFDPEVMGGAFDDALGKAGALLFGRRTWATMAGAWPERAGDPFADRMNAIPKYVVSRTLGDEDLTWADTTRIPGDEAVARIRKLRDSEGGGDLLVMGSPTLVRTLLHEGLVDELRLMIMPVILGGGKSIFPGDGAMHKLELVSTVTSGTGVHVCTYRPRAEG